One region of Skermanella mucosa genomic DNA includes:
- a CDS encoding AsmA family protein — translation MKKLLIGFLAVLLLVVGAVLVIPSLIDWNSYKVDIAERISAATGRAVTLDGDIDLALLPRPTLSVAGARLASLPGAAEPDMARLRKLDVRVAFMPLLSGRIQVQSIALIEPVIALEVMRDGRRNWDFTPAGNAALPSNRFAEAVQLDKVTIENGTVVYRDATAAIHERVESVDAQIVAGSLVGPFQIQGSVLARGVPLAVELTAGRMGEGGALPVRVALRQPDAAGTLRFAGIVITGAEARVQGDLRAEGPDLRPATAAVLKAAGEPPSAELPGVLRQPFAFRTAVNASTRLVELNGIELQVGDTRGTGALKYLPAAVASQGAAGPAQGELALTFNRFDLDSWAALGSDGAPAFRLPAGLLGKLTLNIDALNYRGNIVRQARLDAGLENGSMTLRRLSALLPGGADVAVTGTLTAERGLPVVDVSVDANADNLRALLEWLGYSVDRVPADRLRKFSMTSRLTGRPDNFQFAGLDLRVDTSRMTGGVAYVDRGRPGFGARLEIDRLNLDAYAPDLTGVTDTGEVHVRPEGVARPDVAGWLEGFDANLNAEIGTLTVSGVPVQQAGFDGTLSNGSLSVRQFRAADAAGISGTVQGGIRKLKPLDDIDLSVDLKAGSLVPFSRAFPAAWPATLPADRLGEAALKGRVAGDSERLALDLTFAGGGGSVQAGGSLSQVATAPNYDIKVRATHPDAARLVQLFAPDWRPAGTLGAFDVYAEVAGSESALSLSAIQGMAGPVSVQGETTIDLAGERPVIDARLQTGEIVIDRFLQSSSRALVVPSLIQPALAAEGELWSETPVSLDWLRAVDGKFALTSRAIVHDDRRLADPAVRARLEGGILTVEQLDGGAFGGRIGLSGSLAAVPGEPPRVAAKLAVVDADLSRLRTGPAGVDLTDGVLNLDLDLGTVGNSPAALVAALGGSGRVVIREGTLSGMDLEGALAAVAGADKPQRTLDQLARAMAGGESPFDRLAGTLEIEQGVVRSDDLAMTAPNADITGGGSANLAEWSLDLGLGVKLIADPELPAFGLTLAGPLDRPRRSLDTGELAEFLESRAAESSRRKAADAGPVPPGAVVVPVEPDPSR, via the coding sequence GTGAAGAAGCTTCTCATCGGATTCCTGGCCGTCCTGCTGCTTGTCGTCGGCGCCGTCCTCGTGATTCCCAGCCTGATCGACTGGAACAGCTACAAGGTGGATATCGCCGAGCGGATCAGCGCCGCCACCGGCCGCGCGGTCACCCTGGACGGCGACATCGACCTGGCCCTGCTGCCCCGGCCGACCCTGTCGGTGGCCGGCGCCCGGCTCGCCAGCCTGCCCGGCGCCGCGGAGCCGGACATGGCGCGGCTGCGCAAGCTGGACGTCCGAGTCGCCTTCATGCCGCTGCTCAGCGGGCGCATCCAGGTGCAGAGCATCGCGCTGATCGAGCCGGTGATCGCGCTGGAGGTCATGCGCGACGGTCGCCGCAACTGGGACTTCACCCCGGCCGGCAACGCGGCCCTCCCGTCGAACCGTTTCGCCGAGGCGGTCCAGCTCGACAAGGTCACGATCGAGAACGGCACCGTCGTCTATCGCGACGCGACCGCCGCCATCCACGAGCGCGTCGAGTCGGTCGATGCCCAGATCGTCGCGGGCAGCCTGGTCGGCCCGTTCCAGATCCAGGGGTCGGTGCTTGCGCGCGGCGTTCCGCTCGCGGTCGAGCTGACCGCCGGCAGGATGGGGGAGGGCGGCGCGCTTCCGGTCCGGGTGGCGCTCCGCCAGCCCGACGCCGCCGGCACCCTGCGGTTCGCCGGCATCGTCATCACCGGGGCGGAGGCGCGGGTCCAGGGCGACCTCCGGGCGGAGGGGCCGGACCTGCGGCCGGCCACCGCGGCGGTGCTGAAGGCCGCCGGGGAGCCACCGTCGGCCGAGCTGCCGGGGGTGCTGCGGCAGCCCTTCGCCTTCCGCACCGCGGTCAACGCCTCGACCCGGCTGGTCGAGCTGAACGGGATCGAGCTCCAGGTCGGCGATACCCGCGGCACCGGCGCGCTCAAGTACCTGCCCGCCGCCGTGGCGTCCCAAGGCGCGGCGGGGCCGGCCCAGGGCGAGCTGGCGCTGACCTTCAACCGCTTCGACCTGGACAGCTGGGCGGCCCTGGGGAGCGACGGCGCGCCGGCCTTCCGGCTGCCCGCCGGCCTGCTGGGCAAGCTGACGCTCAACATCGACGCCCTCAACTATCGCGGCAACATCGTCCGGCAGGCGCGGCTGGATGCCGGCCTCGAGAACGGATCGATGACCCTGCGCCGGCTTTCGGCCCTGTTGCCGGGCGGCGCCGACGTCGCGGTCACCGGCACCCTGACGGCCGAACGCGGGCTGCCCGTCGTGGATGTCTCGGTCGATGCCAACGCCGACAATCTCAGGGCGCTGCTGGAGTGGCTCGGCTACTCGGTGGACCGCGTCCCGGCCGACCGCCTGCGCAAATTCTCCATGACCAGCCGCCTAACCGGCCGGCCCGACAATTTCCAGTTCGCCGGGCTGGACCTCAGGGTCGATACCTCCCGGATGACGGGCGGCGTCGCCTATGTGGACCGCGGGCGCCCGGGCTTCGGCGCCCGGCTGGAGATCGACCGCCTCAACCTGGACGCCTACGCGCCCGACCTGACCGGGGTGACCGACACCGGCGAGGTCCATGTCAGGCCGGAAGGAGTCGCCCGGCCCGATGTCGCCGGGTGGCTCGAAGGCTTCGACGCCAACCTGAATGCCGAGATCGGCACCCTGACCGTTTCAGGCGTCCCGGTCCAGCAGGCCGGCTTCGACGGCACCCTGTCCAACGGGTCGCTGTCGGTCCGCCAGTTCCGCGCGGCCGACGCCGCCGGCATCTCCGGCACCGTCCAGGGCGGGATCCGGAAGCTGAAGCCGCTCGACGACATCGACCTGTCGGTCGATCTCAAGGCCGGCTCCCTGGTCCCCTTCAGCCGTGCCTTTCCGGCGGCATGGCCGGCGACGCTGCCGGCCGACCGCCTGGGGGAGGCGGCCCTGAAGGGCAGGGTGGCGGGCGACTCGGAGCGGCTGGCGCTCGACCTGACCTTCGCCGGCGGCGGCGGGTCCGTCCAGGCCGGCGGCAGCCTGAGCCAGGTCGCGACCGCGCCGAACTACGACATCAAGGTCCGGGCCACCCATCCGGACGCCGCCCGGCTCGTCCAGCTGTTCGCGCCGGATTGGCGCCCGGCCGGCACTCTCGGCGCGTTCGACGTCTATGCCGAGGTGGCGGGGTCCGAATCCGCGCTGTCGCTGTCGGCGATCCAGGGCATGGCCGGACCGGTCAGCGTCCAGGGCGAAACCACCATCGACCTCGCGGGCGAGCGGCCCGTCATCGACGCCCGCCTCCAGACCGGGGAGATCGTGATCGACCGGTTTCTCCAGTCATCCTCCCGAGCCCTGGTGGTCCCCTCGCTGATCCAGCCCGCCCTGGCGGCGGAAGGAGAGCTGTGGTCCGAGACCCCGGTCTCCCTCGATTGGCTGCGGGCCGTCGACGGCAAGTTCGCGCTGACCTCCCGCGCGATCGTCCATGACGACCGGCGTCTGGCGGACCCCGCCGTCCGCGCCCGGCTGGAGGGCGGCATCCTCACCGTCGAACAGCTCGACGGCGGTGCCTTCGGCGGGCGGATCGGCCTGTCCGGCAGCTTGGCGGCGGTGCCCGGCGAACCCCCGCGGGTCGCGGCCAAGCTGGCGGTCGTCGACGCCGACCTGTCCCGGCTCCGCACCGGACCGGCCGGAGTCGACCTTACGGACGGCGTCCTCAACCTCGACCTGGATCTCGGCACCGTCGGGAACAGCCCCGCGGCCCTGGTCGCCGCCCTCGGCGGCTCCGGCCGGGTGGTGATACGGGAAGGCACCCTCTCGGGAATGGATCTGGAAGGCGCCCTGGCCGCGGTGGCCGGCGCCGACAAGCCGCAACGTACGCTCGACCAGCTCGCCCGCGCCATGGCCGGCGGAGAAAGCCCGTTCGACCGGCTTGCCGGAACCCTGGAGATCGAGCAGGGCGTGGTTCGATCGGACGATCTCGCCATGACCGCTCCGAACGCCGACATCACCGGCGGCGGTTCGGCCAACCTGGCCGAGTGGTCGCTCGACCTGGGCCTCGGCGTCAAGCTGATCGCAGATCCCGAGCTGCCGGCCTTCGGCCTGACGCTCGCCGGTCCCCTGGACCGACCGCGCCGGTCCCTCGACACCGGGGAGCTGGCCGAATTCCTGGAAAGCCGGGCCGCTGAGTCGAGCCGGCGCAAGGCGGCCGACGCCGGCCCGGTGCCCCCGGGGGCGGTGGTCGTCCCGGTGGAGCCGGACCCCTCCCGCTGA
- a CDS encoding DUF4169 family protein gives MGDVVNLNRFRKAREKSEREAQAAANRAKHGRTREQRAREKDEAVRRAKDLEGKKIDDPV, from the coding sequence ATGGGAGACGTCGTCAATCTGAACCGCTTCCGCAAGGCGCGGGAGAAGAGCGAGCGGGAAGCCCAGGCGGCGGCCAACCGGGCGAAGCACGGGCGCACGCGCGAGCAGCGCGCCCGAGAGAAGGACGAGGCGGTGCGCCGGGCGAAGGACCTGGAAGGGAAGAAAATAGACGACCCTGTCTAG
- a CDS encoding DUF2189 domain-containing protein, protein MTYAHNKANGSHAGSSHASAVPHIRSVSLDRPWAWLSAGWDDFSRAPMVSLSYGIALVAVSYMLVLGLSSVGLFYLVLPLVAGFMLVGPIVAVGLYEVSRLHGEGRPAGLSDAFGAYARNAGQIAGIGLALMLMLLFWVRVALLVFALFFSYQPPTLEGFVNTVFFTEQGIMFLIVGSAIGGVIASAVFAVTALSIPMLLDRDTDLFTAITTSITGVMKNWKTMAGWAGLIVLFTAAGLATAFIGLALALPLIAHASWHAYKDIVGD, encoded by the coding sequence ATGACTTACGCTCACAATAAAGCGAACGGCTCGCACGCCGGCTCGTCTCACGCATCCGCGGTTCCGCACATCCGCTCCGTCAGCCTGGACCGTCCCTGGGCTTGGCTTTCGGCGGGATGGGACGACTTCAGCCGCGCCCCCATGGTCAGCCTGAGCTACGGCATCGCCCTGGTGGCCGTCAGCTATATGCTCGTCCTCGGTCTTTCGTCGGTCGGCCTGTTCTACCTGGTATTGCCGCTGGTCGCCGGCTTCATGCTGGTGGGACCGATCGTCGCGGTCGGCCTCTACGAGGTCAGCCGGCTGCATGGCGAGGGGCGGCCCGCCGGGCTGTCGGATGCCTTCGGCGCCTATGCCCGCAACGCCGGCCAGATCGCCGGTATCGGGCTGGCGCTGATGCTGATGCTTCTGTTCTGGGTCCGGGTGGCCCTGCTGGTGTTCGCGCTGTTCTTCAGCTACCAGCCTCCGACCCTGGAAGGCTTCGTCAACACCGTCTTCTTCACCGAGCAGGGCATCATGTTCCTGATCGTCGGCTCGGCCATCGGCGGCGTCATCGCCTCGGCCGTCTTCGCGGTCACCGCGCTCTCGATCCCGATGCTGCTGGACCGCGACACCGACCTGTTCACCGCGATCACCACCAGCATCACCGGGGTGATGAAGAACTGGAAGACCATGGCCGGCTGGGCCGGGCTGATCGTCCTGTTCACCGCGGCCGGGCTCGCCACCGCCTTCATCGGCCTCGCCCTGGCGCTGCCGCTGATCGCCCACGCCAGCTGGCACGCCTACAAGGACATCGTCGGCGACTGA
- a CDS encoding 5-(carboxyamino)imidazole ribonucleotide synthase codes for MTGPVTGGPVRTVAPGGTIGMLGGGQLGRMTALAAARLGYRTHVYSPDRDSPCAQVSAAETVAGYGDHEALARFARSVDVVTLEWENIPVQTVAFLAKFVPVHPGPGVLAIAQDRLLEKDFVNRLGIATAPWRPARCPGQAASAFQEIGTPCVMKSARMGYDGKGQVKLTGDVAPVDAWKSIGGVDAIVEGFVDFALEISVIVARGQDGAMAAYPAVENRHADHILDETIAPAAVAPEIADEAGRIACRIAQALQFVGVLAVEMFVTRDGEVLVNEVAPRPHNSGHWTIDACAASQFEQLVRAVCGLPLGSVERTADAVMKNLIGSDVDQWQALLAEPGARLHLYGKAEARPGRKMGHVTRLVPLGSIAGP; via the coding sequence ATGACCGGCCCCGTGACGGGAGGTCCCGTGCGGACCGTCGCCCCGGGCGGCACCATCGGCATGCTCGGCGGCGGCCAGCTCGGCCGGATGACGGCATTGGCGGCGGCCCGGCTGGGCTACAGGACCCATGTCTATTCGCCCGACCGGGACAGCCCGTGCGCCCAGGTCTCCGCGGCGGAGACCGTGGCCGGCTACGGCGACCACGAGGCGCTGGCCCGGTTCGCCCGCTCGGTCGACGTGGTCACGCTGGAGTGGGAGAACATCCCGGTCCAGACCGTCGCCTTCCTCGCCAAGTTCGTCCCGGTCCATCCCGGCCCCGGCGTGCTCGCCATCGCCCAGGACCGCCTGCTGGAGAAGGACTTCGTCAACCGCCTCGGCATCGCCACGGCGCCCTGGCGGCCGGCCCGCTGCCCCGGCCAGGCAGCCTCCGCCTTCCAGGAGATCGGGACGCCCTGCGTGATGAAGTCGGCCCGCATGGGCTATGACGGCAAGGGGCAGGTCAAGCTGACCGGCGACGTGGCGCCGGTGGACGCCTGGAAAAGCATCGGCGGCGTGGACGCCATCGTGGAGGGGTTCGTCGATTTCGCGCTGGAAATCTCGGTGATCGTCGCCCGGGGGCAGGACGGCGCCATGGCGGCCTATCCGGCGGTCGAGAACCGGCACGCCGACCACATCCTGGACGAGACGATCGCGCCCGCCGCCGTGGCGCCGGAGATCGCGGACGAGGCCGGGCGGATCGCCTGCCGGATCGCCCAGGCGCTCCAGTTCGTCGGCGTGCTGGCGGTGGAGATGTTCGTCACCCGCGATGGGGAGGTGCTGGTCAACGAGGTGGCTCCCCGGCCGCACAATTCCGGCCACTGGACTATCGACGCCTGCGCCGCCAGCCAGTTCGAGCAGCTGGTCCGCGCCGTCTGCGGCCTTCCGCTCGGATCGGTCGAGCGCACCGCCGACGCCGTGATGAAGAACCTGATCGGCTCGGACGTGGACCAGTGGCAGGCGCTCCTGGCCGAACCCGGCGCCCGGCTTCATCTCTATGGAAAGGCTGAGGCGCGCCCCGGCCGCAAGATGGGCCATGTGACGCGCCTCGTTCCCTTGGGGTCGATAGCCGGACCTTGA
- the purE gene encoding 5-(carboxyamino)imidazole ribonucleotide mutase — MGSQSDWPTMKHGADVLDALGVPFEARIVSAHRTPQRLYEYASGARGRGIKVIVAGAGGAAHLPGMAAAMTPLPVFGVPIESHSLKGMDSLLSIVQMPGGIPVGTLAIGKPGAINAALLAAAVLALSDGSIARALDAWRERQTGAVAEIPAEVAP, encoded by the coding sequence ATGGGCAGCCAGTCCGACTGGCCGACCATGAAGCACGGCGCCGACGTCCTCGACGCGCTCGGCGTCCCGTTCGAGGCCCGTATCGTCTCGGCCCACCGCACGCCGCAGCGCCTCTACGAGTACGCCTCGGGCGCCCGCGGCCGCGGCATCAAGGTGATCGTGGCCGGAGCCGGCGGCGCCGCCCATCTGCCGGGCATGGCCGCCGCCATGACCCCGCTGCCGGTGTTCGGCGTGCCGATCGAGAGCCATTCGCTGAAGGGCATGGACAGCCTGCTGTCGATCGTCCAGATGCCCGGCGGCATTCCCGTCGGGACGCTGGCGATCGGCAAGCCGGGCGCCATCAACGCGGCCCTGCTGGCGGCGGCCGTCCTGGCGCTGTCGGACGGGTCCATCGCCCGGGCGCTCGACGCCTGGCGGGAGCGGCAGACCGGCGCCGTGGCCGAGATTCCGGCGGAGGTCGCGCCATGA
- a CDS encoding YdcH family protein codes for MNEQEILQQKLASLRSEHRDLDDVIARIGEQAPFDQLQIQRLKKRKLLLKDQIARLESRLLPDIIA; via the coding sequence ATGAATGAACAGGAAATATTGCAGCAGAAGCTGGCGTCGCTTCGCAGCGAGCACCGCGACCTCGACGATGTGATCGCCCGCATCGGCGAGCAGGCTCCGTTCGACCAGCTCCAGATCCAGCGGCTCAAGAAGCGCAAGCTGCTGCTCAAGGACCAGATCGCCCGGCTGGAAAGCCGGCTGCTCCCCGACATCATCGCCTGA
- a CDS encoding ATP-dependent 6-phosphofructokinase, which translates to MKGEKRIGILTSGGDCAGLNAVIRAVVHRATLTYGWQVIGIKEGTMGLLSRPVQYEVLDLDMVGSSMMRQGGTILGTTNRGDPFAFPMSDGTVKDRSAEIAGGYREMGLDALIGIGGDGSFAILRKLAQQCGMNLVGVPKTIDNDLGLTEVSVGYDTAVAVATEALDRLQPTAASHARVMVLEVMGRDAGHIALAAGIAGGADVILIPEIPFQMDRIADKIRQVRNQGRNFALVVVSEAVKTTEGKEIQKEYQGGEKRFGGIGNYIGEQIAAATGAETRVTVLGHVQRGSMPSPRDRLIASAFGVHAVDLIAEGKFDRMVAWSNREVIDVSIEDAIARYQAVELDGALVKTARGLGICLGD; encoded by the coding sequence ATGAAGGGTGAAAAGCGCATCGGCATCCTGACCAGCGGCGGCGACTGCGCGGGTCTCAACGCGGTGATCCGCGCGGTGGTCCACCGGGCGACGCTGACCTACGGATGGCAGGTGATAGGGATCAAGGAAGGCACCATGGGCCTGCTGTCCCGGCCGGTCCAGTACGAGGTGCTCGACCTGGACATGGTCGGAAGCTCCATGATGCGCCAGGGCGGGACGATCCTGGGCACCACCAACCGCGGGGACCCGTTCGCCTTCCCCATGTCGGACGGGACGGTCAAGGACCGCAGCGCCGAGATCGCCGGCGGCTACCGGGAGATGGGCCTGGACGCGCTGATCGGCATCGGCGGCGACGGCAGCTTCGCGATCCTGCGGAAGCTGGCGCAGCAATGCGGCATGAACCTGGTCGGCGTGCCCAAGACGATCGACAACGACCTGGGCCTGACCGAGGTGTCGGTCGGCTACGACACCGCCGTCGCGGTCGCGACCGAGGCCCTCGACCGGCTCCAGCCGACGGCGGCCAGCCATGCCCGCGTCATGGTGCTGGAGGTGATGGGCCGCGACGCCGGGCACATCGCGCTGGCGGCCGGCATCGCGGGCGGCGCCGACGTGATCCTGATCCCGGAGATCCCGTTCCAGATGGACCGCATCGCCGACAAGATCCGCCAGGTCCGCAACCAGGGCCGGAACTTCGCGCTGGTCGTGGTGTCGGAAGCGGTCAAGACCACCGAGGGCAAGGAGATCCAGAAGGAATACCAGGGCGGCGAGAAGCGGTTCGGCGGCATCGGCAACTATATCGGCGAGCAGATCGCCGCGGCCACCGGCGCCGAGACCCGCGTGACGGTGCTGGGCCATGTCCAGCGCGGCAGCATGCCCAGCCCGCGCGACCGGCTGATCGCCTCGGCCTTCGGCGTCCACGCGGTCGACCTGATCGCCGAGGGCAAGTTCGACCGCATGGTCGCCTGGTCGAACCGCGAGGTGATCGACGTCTCGATCGAGGACGCCATCGCCCGCTACCAGGCGGTCGAGCTGGACGGCGCGCTGGTCAAGACCGCGCGCGGCCTGGGCATCTGCCTTGGCGACTGA
- a CDS encoding TIGR02444 family protein: MATDGAKDPAADPAGDLWRFALALYGRPGVSGHCLMLQDRHGCDVTVLLFAAWAGAARGIALAARDLAAARAAVEAWHGEVVRPLRAVRRRLKQGPPPAPTGRTGELRARIQAIEIEAERIELEVLAGHLPGPAEFRGRATPELVLANLELVAPGLEGEGRAALAAVAATAYSIGNTIEL; the protein is encoded by the coding sequence TTGGCGACTGACGGCGCAAAGGACCCGGCGGCGGACCCCGCCGGTGACCTGTGGCGGTTCGCGCTGGCGCTCTACGGCCGGCCGGGGGTGTCAGGCCACTGCCTGATGCTCCAGGACCGGCACGGATGCGACGTGACGGTGCTGCTGTTCGCCGCCTGGGCCGGGGCCGCGCGGGGCATCGCCCTGGCGGCGCGGGACCTGGCGGCGGCCCGGGCGGCGGTCGAGGCTTGGCACGGCGAGGTGGTCCGGCCCCTGCGCGCGGTCAGGCGCCGGCTGAAGCAGGGTCCGCCGCCGGCCCCGACCGGGCGGACCGGGGAACTTCGGGCCAGGATCCAGGCGATCGAGATCGAGGCGGAGCGGATCGAACTGGAAGTGCTGGCCGGCCACCTGCCCGGCCCCGCGGAGTTCCGGGGGCGGGCCACGCCGGAACTGGTGCTCGCCAACCTGGAGCTCGTGGCGCCGGGCCTGGAGGGGGAAGGCCGGGCAGCACTGGCCGCAGTCGCCGCGACGGCATATTCAATTGGTAATACCATCGAACTTTAG
- a CDS encoding type II toxin-antitoxin system VapB family antitoxin: MPLDIKDPEADRLASELARRRGVSVAEAVLAALREQIRREDEKSNSSVTAGELLEIAKRYSSLPILDDRPEEEILGYDQHGLPRR, encoded by the coding sequence ATGCCTCTTGATATCAAGGACCCGGAAGCTGACCGCCTGGCCAGCGAGCTAGCGCGGCGGCGCGGAGTGAGCGTCGCCGAAGCCGTGTTGGCGGCCCTTCGGGAGCAGATCAGGCGCGAAGACGAGAAGAGCAATTCGAGCGTCACTGCCGGAGAACTTCTCGAAATCGCCAAACGATACAGCAGCCTTCCCATTCTGGACGACCGGCCGGAGGAGGAAATCCTTGGCTACGATCAGCATGGCCTCCCGCGACGATGA
- a CDS encoding type II toxin-antitoxin system VapC family toxin yields the protein MIVDTSAVIAILELEPEAADFAGLIAKADTPWISAVAVVEAGILAESRRGPAGADELDRFLVRAKFQIIPFDHVQARIARQAFRRYGKGRHPASLNFGDCIAYSLSKASGKPLLFKGNDFGKTDVITCLPTSPLPVQDEPIA from the coding sequence ATGATCGTCGATACCTCCGCGGTCATCGCGATTCTCGAGCTTGAACCCGAGGCTGCCGACTTCGCGGGTCTCATCGCGAAGGCCGATACCCCTTGGATCTCTGCGGTTGCCGTAGTCGAGGCTGGAATTCTGGCGGAAAGCCGACGTGGCCCGGCGGGTGCCGATGAATTGGACAGGTTTCTCGTCCGGGCCAAGTTTCAAATCATACCGTTCGACCATGTCCAGGCTCGGATCGCACGTCAGGCATTTCGCCGGTACGGCAAGGGCCGCCACCCGGCCAGCCTGAATTTCGGCGATTGCATCGCCTATTCCCTGTCAAAGGCTTCCGGCAAGCCTCTTCTGTTCAAAGGCAATGATTTCGGCAAAACCGATGTCATCACCTGCTTACCCACGTCCCCGCTCCCCGTACAAGACGAGCCTATCGCATAG
- a CDS encoding UbiX family flavin prenyltransferase — protein MDDSAAGRPLRLIVGISGASGVMYGVRLLEALNRLGVESHLVMSRSAEVTLACETDLKVADVRALATVAYPIQDIGAAISSGSFRTLGMVVAPCSIRTMSEIATGVTSTLLTRAADVVLKERRRLVLMVRETPLHLGHLRTLVSLAEMGAVIAPPVPALYARPDTVDALIDHTVGRVLDMFDLDAGLVRRWGEPVEEGGVRRGRGPMR, from the coding sequence ATGGATGACAGCGCCGCTGGCCGGCCGCTCCGCCTCATCGTCGGAATCAGCGGCGCGTCCGGCGTGATGTACGGCGTCCGGCTGCTGGAGGCGCTCAACCGGCTCGGCGTCGAGTCCCACTTGGTGATGAGCCGGTCGGCGGAAGTCACCCTGGCCTGCGAGACGGACCTGAAGGTCGCCGACGTCCGCGCCCTGGCGACCGTCGCCTATCCCATCCAGGACATCGGCGCCGCGATCTCCAGCGGCAGTTTCCGGACCCTGGGCATGGTGGTGGCGCCGTGCTCGATCCGGACCATGAGCGAGATCGCCACCGGCGTCACCTCGACGCTGCTGACCCGGGCGGCCGACGTCGTCCTGAAGGAACGCCGCCGCCTCGTCCTGATGGTCCGGGAAACCCCGCTCCACCTCGGCCATCTGCGGACCCTGGTCTCGCTCGCCGAGATGGGCGCCGTCATCGCCCCGCCGGTCCCGGCCCTCTATGCCCGCCCGGACACGGTGGACGCCCTGATCGACCACACCGTCGGCCGTGTCCTCGACATGTTCGACCTGGATGCCGGTCTCGTCCGCCGCTGGGGCGAACCGGTGGAGGAAGGCGGCGTCAGGCGCGGGCGGGGTCCTATGCGATAG
- a CDS encoding DUF1013 domain-containing protein has protein sequence MPLPLMPKATAVWLVENTALTFEQIAAFCGLHSLEIKAIADGEVAVGMVGLDPIANGQLSKEEIDRCEKDPDAKLRLLVQDLPQPVSRSKGPRYTPVTKRGDKPDAIAWIVKQFPDLSDAQVSRLIGTTKPTIAAVRDRTHWNTPNIKPRSPVLLGLCTQRELEEAIATIRRPGGAPVTMADEEGEDQEYEGEGGSGFADEPAAAGRDDDDDRGRDKYAGGYGSDLDETVD, from the coding sequence ATGCCCCTGCCATTGATGCCGAAAGCGACCGCCGTCTGGCTGGTCGAAAACACCGCGCTCACCTTCGAGCAGATCGCAGCCTTCTGCGGCCTTCATTCGCTGGAGATCAAGGCGATCGCCGACGGCGAGGTGGCGGTCGGCATGGTCGGGCTCGACCCGATCGCCAACGGCCAGCTCTCCAAGGAGGAGATCGATCGGTGCGAGAAGGACCCCGACGCCAAGCTCCGGCTGCTCGTCCAGGACCTGCCGCAGCCGGTCTCCCGCTCCAAGGGGCCGCGCTACACCCCGGTGACCAAGCGCGGCGACAAGCCGGACGCCATCGCCTGGATCGTCAAGCAGTTCCCCGACCTGTCCGACGCCCAGGTAAGCCGCCTGATCGGCACGACCAAGCCGACCATCGCCGCCGTGCGCGACCGGACCCACTGGAACACGCCCAACATCAAGCCGCGCAGCCCCGTGCTCCTGGGCCTGTGCACCCAGCGCGAGCTGGAGGAGGCGATCGCCACCATCCGCCGTCCGGGCGGCGCCCCGGTCACGATGGCCGACGAGGAGGGCGAGGATCAGGAGTACGAGGGTGAAGGCGGCTCCGGCTTCGCCGACGAGCCCGCTGCCGCCGGGCGCGATGACGACGACGACCGGGGCCGCGACAAGTACGCCGGCGGCTACGGTTCCGACCTGGACGAGACGGTAGACTGA